The Banduia mediterranea genome has a segment encoding these proteins:
- a CDS encoding helix-turn-helix domain-containing protein, which translates to MNIDTEIRHVTKPDANLFLELGFPAEEAARLHAASLQQINDTRLLKEQLMSELTEWIAQHHLKQAEAAEILMVSRPRVSDVVNKKTAKFTIDTLVEMLSRVGKPVRLAIG; encoded by the coding sequence ATGAATATCGACACCGAAATTCGCCATGTCACGAAACCGGACGCGAACCTCTTCCTCGAACTGGGGTTCCCGGCCGAGGAAGCTGCACGGTTGCACGCCGCTTCGCTTCAGCAGATCAACGACACGCGGCTACTCAAGGAGCAACTGATGTCGGAGTTGACCGAATGGATTGCGCAGCATCACCTGAAGCAGGCTGAGGCCGCGGAAATCCTGATGGTGTCACGCCCACGAGTGTCTGATGTGGTGAATAAGAAGACCGCCAAGTTCACCATCGACACGCTGGTGGAGATGTTGAGCCGGGTTGGTAAGCCGGTCCGGCTGGCGATTGGCTGA